A window of Babesia microti strain RI chromosome III, complete genome contains these coding sequences:
- a CDS encoding NOL1/NOP2/sun family (overlaps_old_locusTagID:BBM_III01985), whose product MNSLRVRHLENALIQYEKIGNGRMALDYFLRYYFYSNKLTSSSKGWISDQIYHIFRWKSLIEYATSPPHSWPSLLRTYLVDQRWRSLTANESIPTNIRCSVPRELFEKLEFLYENKRAVHICNVINEKPVTYLRVNVNKTSRDRIYKHLLHKGVRVEKCAESDCGLIVSEKKCLFETPEYRNGLVEIQDESTQLAAKRVCVMPGDHVMDYCAGTGGKSVLIGQNMTQKGRLYLHDVNQNFLRIAKRRLRRAGITNYHILDPNFELKNLKNKMNWVIVDVPCTASGAYRRNPENKWHYTPKKLDTLVVKQREIFENALYYLKPGGKLLYITCSLFKDENEAQVDYFCKRFDMELCEPSLFELPQSKGRDGYFVAILTR is encoded by the exons ATGAATTCTCTACGCGTTAGACACCTGGAAAATGCACTGATACAATATGAGAAGATTGGAAATGGCCGAATGGCCCTGGACTATTTCTTgagatattatttttactcTAACAAATTGACCAGCTCATCTAAAGGATGGATTTCCGATCAGATTTACCATATTTTCCGCTGGAAATCCTTAATAGAATATGCGACATCACCTCCACACTCCTGGCCCAGTCTTTTACGCACTTATTTAGTAGACCAAAG ATGGAGAAGTCTTACAGCAAATGAATCCATTCCTACTAATATTAGATGCTCGGTACCCAgagaattatttgaaaaacttgaatttttatatgaaaataaacGGGCTGTTCACATTTGCAATGTGATAAATGAAAAACCAGTTACCTATCTAAGAGTCAATGTTAATAAGACAAGTAGAGATAGAATTTACAAGCATTTGTTGCACAAGG GTGTGAGAGTCGAAAAATGCGCAGAATCTGACTGTGGACTAATAGTTTCCGAAAAAAAATGTCTTTTCGAAACGCCTGAATATCGTAATGGATTAGTTGAAATACAAGATGAATCGACACAACTTGCCGCTAAACGAGTCTGTGTGATGCCTGGAGATCATGTTATGGATTACTGTGCTGGAACTGGCGGTAAAAGCGTTTTAATTGGCCAAAATATGACCCAAAAGGGTAGATTATATCTGCATGATGTTAATCAAAACTTTTTACGCATT GCTAAACGGAGATTACGACGCGCCGGTATTActaattatcatattttggaccccaattttgaattgaagaatttgaagAACAAAATGAATTGG GTTATAGTAGACGTACCATGTACGGCAAGTGGCGCTTATCGCAGAAACCCGGAAAATAAATGGCATTATACGCCTAAAAAA TTGGATACACTGGTTGTTAAGCAGCGGGAGATTTTTGAAAATGCTTTATATTACCTTAAGCCCGGAGGGAAACTATTATACATCACGTGCAGTTTGTTTAAGGATGAAAATGAGGCGCAAGTTGATTATTTTTGCAAGCGTTTTGACATGGAACTATGCGAACCATCGTTGTTTGAACTACCACAATCGAAGGGTAGGGATGGATATTTTGTAGCAATTCTCACAAGATAg
- a CDS encoding phosphatidate cytidylyltransferase, putative (overlaps_old_locusTagID:BBM_III02020) has product MPTDAVDTAHRLSKAPLNLTQLIQSGRIRLNVSVDIFLVPLIIYKVTHHLRINNSYLHVSLMAAIMQLFVINNLLLCIFPPITLLIFFKSPELPKFTLLCVILYIIFANIGYGKLNKSEICIISQLITTLFYMDGKLEYENFTLVLVHKLTLNITIIVILFSIFLYAFKSTSKAIMISQLFWYTTWDWLMATTHGITPLKWAIKQILDNIPTIIIWGGISFLFISFMLLKLKFKRDGLMVSSLRKDIHFLLSSIVIVSMYLNKLQLVILALDSVLLIFLLVEMIRYAKIQIVTEKLQHLRIFYNERDSDELLFIHIFLIIGLMVPLITSLILGKGGIFNKWILGCLGVYAIGLADSMASIIGGKIFSPVLPLSHTKTICGSISFFTVLFISIATASYINRCFNAMNTLIIAFISTLYEAYSDSADNLTVPLISTLTLLYLGDK; this is encoded by the exons ATGCCAACTGACGCTGTTGATACAGCTCATAGATTGAGTAAGGCACCGCTCAATTTGACTCAATTGATACAAAGTGGGCGCATCAGATTGAATGTATCAGTAGACATATTTTTGGTGCcactaattatatataaagtTACACATCATTTACGCATTAATAACTCGTATTTACATGTATCATTAATGGCAGCAATTATGCagttatttgttataaataatcTGTTATTGTGTATTTTTCCGCCTATTACCTtgctaattttttttaaatcGCCAGAATTGCCCAAGTTTACGCTTTTATGTGTCATcctatatataatcttCGCTAATATAGGTTATGG TAAGCTAAATAAATCggaaatttgtattatatcaCAGCTTATTACTACATTATTCTATATGGATGGCAAGCttgaatatgaaaatttcacTTTGGTTTTAGTTCATAAACTCACATTGAATATAACAATCATCgttattttattttctatatttttatatgcCTTTAAAAGCACGAGTAAAGCCATTATGATATCGCAATTGTTTTGGTATACCACATGGGATTGGCTAATGGCCACTACTCATGGTATAACACCGCTTAAATGGGCCATAAAGCAAATATTGGACAATATACCTACAATAATCATTTGGGGTGGAATAAGTTTCTTATTTATATCGTTTATGCTGCTAAAACTCAAATTTAAACGGGATGGGCTTATGGTATCATCACTGAGGAAGGATATACACTTTCTACTATCTTCAATCGTTATCGTGTCAATGTACTTAAACAAACTACAATTGGTAATATTGGCTCTAGACTCTGTgttgttgatatttttgttggTGGAAATGATTCGATATgcaaaaattcaaatcgTAACTGAGAAATTGCAGCATCTGCGTATCTTCTACAACGAGAGAGACAGCGATGAGCTACTTTTTATTCACATATTCCTTATAATAGG gTTAATGGTGCCACTTATAACTAGCTTGATTTTAGGCAAAGGTggtatatttaacaaatggATTTTGGGGTGCCTCGGGGTATACGCAATTGGCCTAGCAGATTCAATG gctTCGATAATTGGTGGGAAAATTTTTAGTCCTGTATTACCTCTGTCACACACTAAGACAATTTGTGGATCTATTTCCTTTTTTACCGTATTATTCATATCTATAGCTACTGCCAGTTATATTAACAGATGCTTTAATGCCATGAATACGTTAATAATAGCTTTTATTAGCACTTTATATGAG GCATATAGTGATTCTGCTGATAATTTGACTGTTCCGCTAATTTCCACACTCacattgttatatttgGGGGATAAATAG
- a CDS encoding hypothetical protein (overlaps_old_locusTagID:BBM_III02015), translating to MSVVPSPVTVSEAKYTIGTRKLTILEKLGLLTIPNRIQFRYIRNTAQDIRNVLSKEYPEIPVSKTHAPSPAARGSFDQAVVDVLRARQESIRKEVVARNGLTASVILGFTASGLATRHYDLKTKLIVVPVVTYMASWVGRAAGDLFAGRWSENARDRFLGSLPAYIHK from the coding sequence ATGTCCGTTGTCCCCTCCCCTGTGACTGTAAGTGAggcaaaatatacaatcgGTACAAGAAAACTCACAATATTAGAAAAACTCGGTTTATTGACAATCCCAAACCGGATACAGTTCAGATATATCCGCAATACAGCACAAGACATTCGCAATGTTTTGTCTAAGGAATATCCCGAAATACCAGTGTCTAAGACTCATGCACCAAGCCCAGCAGCTAGGGGTTCCTTTGACCAGGCGGTCGTTGATGTCCTGAGAGCCAGACAAGAAAGTATAAGGAAGGAAGTTGTTGCCCGAAATGGTTTAACAGCTAGCGTCATTCTTGGTTTCACAGCTTCGGGTCTAGCTACTAGACATTATGATTTGAAGACCAAACTTATAGTAGTACCAGTCGTTACTTATATGGCATCATGGGTTGGCAGGGCTGCTGGTGATTTGTTTGCAGGTAGATGGTCTGAAAATGCCAGGGATAGATTTCTCGGCAGCCTGCCAGcttatatacacaaataa
- a CDS encoding hypothetical protein (overlaps_old_locusTagID:BBM_III02025) gives MNSPFGAETKIFNTFKKRDRLISDTDGGSLNAGFFNPVNSMVNTPATSYDTELKRLSRSKSFEFKNSNLIDCKNLGLTDYNSSLPQSTVKQPPCECAGKVLALLNQLLTYCDTLQNERDKALESLRVERECKTRSISLLNESIAREKQLIKEVDNLRDKFNSLKQ, from the exons ATGAATTCCCCATTCGGTGCTGAAACCAAGATTTTTAATACTTTCAAG AAGCGGGATAGACTAATCAGCGATACTGACGGGGGATCATTGAATGCTGGGTTCTTCAACCCCGTAAATTCCATGGTTAACACCCCTGCCACATCCTACGACACCGAATTGAAACGGTTGTCTCGTTCAAAATCATTCGAATTTAAGAATTCCAATCTTATAGACTGTAAAAATTTGGGGCTTACCGATTACAATTCTAGTCTACCCCAAAGTACCGTGAAACAGCCACCCTGTGAGTGCGCAGGCAAGGTACTAGCTCTACTAAACCAACTACTAA CATACTGCGATACATTGCAGAATGAAAGGGATAAGGCGTTGGAATCGCTTAGGGTGGAAAGGGAATGCAAGACTAGGTCGATATCGCTACTAAACGAATCTATTGCTAGGGAAAAACAGCTTATCAAGGAAGTGGACAACCTTAGGGATAAGTTCAACAGTCTTAAACAATAG
- a CDS encoding DNA-directed RNA polymerase II subunit I (overlaps_old_locusTagID:BBM_III01995), whose amino-acid sequence MSELNFCPDCNNLLYAKQDNNRNQLKFICRQCDYHSWADPQSLKDNCVDRINYNFRSKEDIFVSPNMVKDPALGRTKAWHCRRCGCNEAIFFQLPERVTEDAMTLVFVCTNSGCNNWEKQSKEEDADMAEQDVFDDSLWSQPTTQLINSINGMNVHESTIGDYGDLFGEDETQ is encoded by the exons ATGAGCGAGTTAAACTTTTGTCCCGACTGCAATAATCTGTTATATGCCAAACAAGATAATAATCGGAATCAATTAAAGTTTATCTGCCGGCAATGTGATTATCATAGTTGGGCGGATCCGCAATCGTTGAAGGATAATTGCGTAGACCGTATCAACTACAACTTCCGGTCCAAAgaagatatttttgtatcTCCGAACATGGTAAAAGATCCAGCCTTGGGCCGGACTAAGGCCTGGCATTGCCGTCGCTGTGGGTGTAACGAGGCCATCTTCTTTCAGCTTCCAGAGAGAGTTACTGAGGATGCAATGACATTGGTTTTTGTATGCACTAATAGTGGCTGTAATAATTGGGAGAAACAGTCCAAGGAGGAGGATGCTGATATGGCTGAACAGGATGTGTTTGACGATTCCTTATGGAGTCAACCCACCACTCAACTAATCAATTCCATCAACG GCATGAACGTACACGAATCAACCATTGGGGACTATGGAGACCTTTTCGGAGAAGATGAGACACAATAA
- a CDS encoding TAF9, FAP7, transcription initiation factor TFIID subunit 9 / adenylate kinase (overlaps_old_locusTagID:BBM_III01980), producing MTDCGTYASNILVAGTPGVGKSSLCKRIAEKTTFKHLKLGEIIEAQKCYEEWDDDMDCSILDEDKTIETLRNLGITKGGYLLEFHDPSFLPQEWFRLVYVLNCDIKELGKRLDQRGYLEAKVRTNLQSEIFQVVSDNLINEGYHIHLLNNTTMEDMESNVSEVVNAIKSIEPN from the coding sequence atgaCTGATTGTGGTACTTACGCATCAAACATATTAGTAGCTGGAACTCCAGGAGTCGGCAAAAGCAGTTTGTGTAAAAGGATTGCCGAAAAAACAACATTCAAACACTTAAAATTGGGTGAAATTATTGAGGCTCAAAAATGTTATGAGGAATGGGATGATGATATGGACTGTTCAATACTCGATGAGGATAAGACAATTGAGACACTACGCAATCTGGGTATAACAAAGGGAGGTTATTTGCTGGAATTTCACGACCCTTCATTCTTGCCACAAGAGTGGTTCAGGCTTGTATATGTCTTAAATTGTGATATTAAGGAACTTGGGAAAAGATTGGATCAAAGGGGTTACTTAGAGGCAAAGGTTAGAACAAATTTGCAGTCAGAAATCTTTCAAGTAGTTTCAGATAATCTAATAAATGAGGGTTATCATATTCACTTGCTGAATAACACGACAATGGAAGATATGGAGTCTAATGTATCTGAGGTTGTGAATGCTattaaatcaattgaacccaattga
- a CDS encoding Rab-GTPase-TBC domain (overlaps_old_locusTagID:BBM_III02030;~overlaps_old_locusTagID:BBM_III02035): protein MSSSFRLFLGNLAYNQAASTRSHCSCAKTGGGNCLRFNSWWQIVLKTRNVRIPGIYKPLVELLESVTSINDAAALEIENITNKKIKDISKVSLAELFIPAEILNAISLDVGRTCPTIPFFKRSGQRQIKRILMVYSLFDPQVGYVQGMNFLAANLLWHSNEEQAFWMLISIMLLYDVRSMFLPLFPGVFRRSEILSSLICCKMKDIHSHFESHGLDVHMMVSDWLMTLFAQSIPVEQLGCLWDSFFSLGWTAIYNIIIYRISKLKHIILKLSDVADIIKIVKHGQVKTSFWSFTSELEQAYVHSTGDPKQDCSEMWAHTISSSKKSKLESWEVYSLEKKEHNDYQDTFIFHKSRSLMISRILSKNGKDNITQMLEDTLEKLQQLLDKLLAENLYQMHLRYLVEECSVRNC from the exons ATGAGCTCATCGTTCCGTCTATTCTTGGGCAATCTCGCATACAACCAAGCAGCTTCAACACGGTCTCATTGTAGCTGCGCTAAAACTGGCGGTGGAAATTGTTTACGCTTCAATTCTTGGTGGCAAATTGTGCTTAAAACCCGAAATGTGCGCATTCCCGGTATCTACAAGCCATTAGTTGAATTACTAGAATCGGTTACTAGTATAAATGACGCGGCAGCACTTGAAATCGAAAATATTACTAACAAAAAGATCAAGGACATTTCTAAAGTTTCACTAGCTGAACTGTTTATTCCAGCTGAAATACTCAATGCCATATCACTTGATGTCGGTAGAACATGTCCTACAATCCCATTCTTTAAGCGTTCTGG GCAACGACAAATAAAACGAATTCTAATGGTATATTCCCTTTTTGACCCG CAAGTTGGGTATGTGCAGGGGATGAACTTTTTGGCTGCGAATCTCCTTTGGCATTCCAATGAGGAGCAGGCCTTTTGGATGCTAATTAGCattatgttattatatGACGTAAGGAGTATGTTTTTACCA TTATTTCCTGGTGTGTTCAGGAGATCCGAGATTTTATCGTCATTGATATGTTGCAAAATGAAAGACATCCATTCCCACTTT GAATCACATGGCCTTGATGTCCATATGATGGTTTCTGATTGGCTAATGACCCTTTTTGCACAATCAATTCCTGTGGAACAACTA GGTTGCTTATGGGATTCATTCTTTTCCTTGGGTTGGACCGCTATCtataacattattatatatcgCATAAGCAAGCTCAAGCACATAATACTCAAATTGAGTGATGTTGCAGACATAATAAAGATCGTAAAGCATGGTCAAGTAAAGACTTCTTTCTGGTCATTCACCTCAGAACTCGAACAGGCATACGTACATAGCACG GGTGATCCAAAACAAGATTGTTCGGAAATGTGGGCACATACAATTTCTTcttcaaaaaaatcaaagCTAGAGTCATGGGAAGTGTATTCCCTTGAGAAAAAAGAGCATAATGATTACCAAGACACTTTCATTTTTCACAAATCGCGTTCACTCATGATATCTAGGATACTGAGCAAGAATGGCAAGGACAATATCACTCAAATGTTAGAGGATACATTGGAAAAGTTGCAGCAGTTGctagataaattattggccgaaaatttatatcaaatgCACCTCAGGTACTTGGTTGAGGAATGCTCCGTTCGTAATTGTTGA
- a CDS encoding Adenylate kinase (overlaps_old_locusTagID:BBM_III02030;~overlaps_old_locusTagID:BBM_III02035) encodes MPPRIIFFLGLPGVGKGTQSQKICRKYGFIHISAGECLREEVNRPNSIYKEIINSYILNGEIVPCEITVSLLENKMRSHGWDNTFIIDGFPRNNGNIAGWNDKMLDKTDVIGIITLIVDANVIFERIKIRHASLGRTDDNTETLKKRFQVFENETSPIINSFRTLGRCMQVDGNGDIEQVWERVKVAVDTLINNYERSIPQPST; translated from the exons ATGCCTCCCCGTATT ATATTCTTTCTCGGCCTTCCTGGAGTTGGAAAAGGAACGCAATCACAGAAGATTTGTCGGAAGTACGGGTTTATCCACATTTCTGCTGGGGAGTGCCTTAGGGAAGAAGTCAACCGTCCGAATTCCATTTACAAGgaaataatcaattcatACATCTTAAATg GGGAAATAGTACCTTGTGAAATAACGGTATCTCTTTTGGAAAATAAGATGCGATCGCATGGCTGGGACAATACGTTCATTATCGACGGATTCCCTAGGAACAATGGAAATATTGCGGGTTGGAATGATAAAATGTTGGATAAAACTGATGTTATAGGCATAATTACGCTAATTGTTGATGctaatgttatttttgaaagGATAAAGATCAGACATGCGTCATTGG GCCGCACAGATGACAATACAGAAACGCTTAAGAAACGATTTCAAGTCTTCGAAAACGAGACTTCACCAATTATAAACTCATTCCGCACTCTGGGTAGATGCATGCAAGTAGATGGGAACGGAGATATTGAACAAGTGTGGGAGAGAGTTAAAGTGGCCGTTGATACACTAATCAACAATTACGAACGGAGCATTCCTCAACCAAGTACCTGA
- a CDS encoding hypothetical protein (overlaps_old_locusTagID:BBM_III02035;~overlaps_old_locusTagID:BBM_III02040), producing MDGFEFDVLDEISHSFEQLALEKIDSATFDDNVTKLKELTSKATTVLSDIKNEVSLINASKEYNQHVLSKIDVVRENERKEYNELLLVLKDERQRYNELKSRLIELENKYKSSCPDHTLMTKVLREQMQWQTALESTLLETSKLKHEYKLAKQKIFELQQENIIKIEHSRMFYEFLKAALKIAVLEVTPSRSTLVIAPLEKEDKWMLIDTDSASRDSLWRLLAER from the exons ATGGATGGGTTTGAATTTGATGTACTGGACGAAATCTCCCACTCATTTGAGCAATTGGCCCTTGAGAAAATTGATAGCGCCACTTTCGACGACAACGTTACCAAGCTCAAGGAATTAACTTCAAAGGCTACTACAGTATTATCcgatattaaaaatgaagtaTCGCTAATAAACGCATCAAAAGAGTACAATCAGCATGTTCTATCTAAGATTGATGTGGTTAGAGAGAATGAGAGGAAGGAGTATAATG AATTACTGCTAGTTCTAAAGGATGAAAGGCAACGATATAACGAGCTGAAAAGTAGACTCATTGAATTGGAAAATAAGTACAAAAGTTCTTGTCCTG ACCACACTCTGATGACCAAAGTACTAAGGGAACAAATGCAGTGGCAGACGGCATTAGAATCTACCCTTCTAGAAACTTCCAAATTGAAGCATGAATACAAACTAGCTAAACAGAAGATATTCGAGTTACAGCAAGAgaatataatcaaaattgAGCATAGCAG AATGTTTTATGAGTTTCTCAAAGCCGCACTAAAAATAGCAGTTCTAGAGGTTACTCCCAGCAGATCAACCCTTG ttattgCACCATTGGAGAAGGAGGACAAATGGATGTTGATTGATACTGACTCAGCTAGCAGGGATTCATTATGGCGCCTGCTGGCTGAAAGGTGA
- a CDS encoding conserved Plasmodium protein, unknown function (overlaps_old_locusTagID:BBM_III02005) — MSKVSCHTVVLTLLSLSLFVKSETDNVNNNYFITLQKLYGDTINAHQTFVHNWDDATQRMIKEGITNNFNKTKGSRFLQVKLKGPTNVENIREGLYDTQAKRDPPAAKVYIDEKEDLNELYNDAKEYNLFSDDSAWDSFQMNLHQLYRDVQ, encoded by the exons atgtcTAAGGTATCATGCCATACTGTCGTACTTACACTCTTATCACTCTCACTATTTGTCAAAAGTGAGACAGATAACGtgaataacaattattttattacattaCAAAAACTATACGGCGATACAATAAATGCACATCAA ACCTTCGTCCACAATTGGGATGATGCTACGCAAAGGATGATTAAGGAAGGAATtactaacaattttaataagaCCAAAGGGAGTAGATTTTTACAAGTTAAATTAAAGGGGCCTACGAATGTTGAGAATATAAGGGAGGGACTTTATGATACCCAAGCCAAACGAGATCCCCCGGCAGCAAAAGTTTACATTGATGAAAAGGAG GACTTGAATGAGTTGTATAATGATGCAAAggaatataatttgttcagTGATGACTCGGCCTGGGATTCCTTCCAAATGAATCTACACCAGCTATATCGTGATGTACAGTAA
- a CDS encoding hypothetical protein (overlaps_old_locusTagID:BBM_III01990) has product MKNRTIYAEILKFLSRKKVKNNFYFLLSLTLSTIAYTTLSLYPLYPYFERSLDETLKNFNKTAPKSLKLSFFLHFLSSVVLVANLCMVLLLNNTKLSFLAIFWNNLSFASILAIFSSILYTFSYPIVTVLGISSSILISTCTNHYKHKIKTFSGSKNYNIFDATIIGAKENQKELKSDQTNTVSIKKDAY; this is encoded by the exons atgaaaaataGGACCATATATGCGGAGATTCTGAAATTCCTATCCCGCAAAAAGGTTAAAAATAACTTTTATTTCCTCTTATCTCTCACCCTCTCCACTATCGCATACACGACGCTCTCATTATATCCCCTGTATCCATATTTCGAACGGTCACTT GACGAAACACTCAAAAACTTTAACAAAACTGCGCCTAAGTCcctaaaattatcatttttcTTGCATTTTCTCTCATCGGTGGTATTGGTTGCAAATCTTTGCATGGTCCTACTACTGAATAACACAAAATTAAGTTTTCTAGCAATCTTTTGGAATAATCTATCATTTGCTTCGATTTTGGCTATTTTTTCAAGCATATTGTATACGTTTTCATATCCAATTGTGACAGTACTGGGCATCTCATCATCAATCCTGATTTCCACTTGTACCAATCACTACAAACacaaaataaaaacttTTAGTGGGAgcaaaaattacaatatttttgatgcAACCATAATAGGTGCTAAAGAAAATCAAAAGGAACTTAAAAGTGACCAAACTAATACAGTATCGATCAAAAAAGACGCTTATTGA
- a CDS encoding Mitochondrial FAD-linked sulfhydryl oxidase ERV1 (overlaps_old_locusTagID:BBM_III02000), giving the protein MTVYERCVEASCRDGEKSLYPPSRIQLGRAGWLLLHSISINHNITNEEIETAAWLYSFAALYPCHVCRDSLYSIYKKMPPSVNTQENLILWACEIHNKVNDELSKPILDCNIQDLRKMYCSKH; this is encoded by the exons ATGACTGTGTACGAACGGTGCGTCGAGGCAAGCTGTAGAGACGGCGAAAAGAGCCTATACCCTCCTAGCAGAATACAATTAGGCAGGGCAGGTTGGTTACTATTGCATTCTATTTCAATCAATCATAATATTACA aatgaGGAGATCGAGACTGCAGCTTGGCTCTACTCTTTTGCCGCGTTGTATCCATGTCATGTATGTAGGGATTCTTTGTATAgcatttacaaaaaaatgcCACCAAGTGTAAATACACAAGAAAATCTCATATTATGGGCCTGTGAAATACATAACAAAGTAAACGATGAACTATCCAAACCAATACTTGATTGTAATATTCAGGATCTAAGGAAAATGTACTGTAGTAAACATTGa
- a CDS encoding hypothetical protein (overlaps_old_locusTagID:BBM_III02045), translating into MLVASRRLLLLTLPELSGQEHNLRNFRRVVLYKRDRKCPICDLKVHQAVPDWESDICEHAWRYIHGFSQTIKCGLYYYMKFTNYQSLRDEQRKLLNKNSINTISDTNNSLIGTNITTSSDNSTENLEKSTDI; encoded by the coding sequence ATGCTCGTAGCCTCTCGCAGATTACTGTTACTAACACTACCTGAACTGAGCGGACAAGAACATAATCTGCGTAATTTTAGGCGTGTTGTGTTGTATAAAAGGGACAGAAAGTGTCCAATTTGCGACCTGAAAGTTCATCAAGCAGTACCTGATTGGGAATCTGACATTTGTGAACACGCTTGGCGCTACATTCATGGGTTTTcacaaacaattaaatgtGGACTCTACtattatatgaaatttaccaattacCAATCATTAAGGGACGAACAACGCAAGTTACTCAACAAAAACTCAATTAACACAATTAGTGACACCAATAATTCTCTTATTGGCACTAATATCACAACCAGTAGCGATAATTCTACCgaaaatttggaaaaatcCACAGATATTTAA
- a CDS encoding hypothetical protein (overlaps_old_locusTagID:BBM_III02005;~overlaps_old_locusTagID:BBM_III02010) has protein sequence MTIDDRDPIVSCEELITVVNCAENIPKNIHLISYTGIADLREIFKDQTTTIKTILSLPQLAHAKQLVNNLIFDNERLAHICLDNATQIDSIKETITQIELNNDKLLDQIAQLQNELSYDRIDKYYNKYVSDTQQELECMKNDVLDKKIGFEKYLKDYEMLKSQLISQQILKQIYNK, from the exons ATGACAATTGATGATAGAGATCCAATTGTATCATGTGAGGAGTTGATTACCGTTGTCAATTGCGCTGAAAACataccaaaaaatatacatcTTATCTCATATACAGG TATTGCAGATTTAAGGGAAATTTTTAAGGATCAAACTACAACTATAAAGACAATCTTATCGTTGCCTCAa CTTGCCCATGCAAAACAACTTGTTAATAATCTCATATTCGACAACGAAAGACTAGCACACATATGCCTGGACAATGCAACCCAGATTGATTCTATAAAGGAGACAATCACTCAGATTGAACTGAATAACGATAAATTGTTAGATCAAATTGCACAACTACAAAACGAATTATCCTATGACCGTATcgataaatattacaataaGTATGTTAGTGATACTCAGCAAGAGCTGGAGTGTatgaaaaat GATGTATTGGACAAAAAAATAGGGTTtgagaaatatttaaaggACTATGAGATGCTAAAATCTCAGTTGATAAGCCAACAGATTCtcaaacaaatatataataaataa